GGATCGCTTCAGAGCCTAAGAAATATGTTGATGGCTCTACAGAAGGAGAACTCTAGCCTAAAGGTCTGAATAGATCGTGCATCTGCTATAATATAGTGCTAATACAATGAACATATGGAAACTTCGCTGCAGATTTTGACAACATAATATTTGCTTCTGCAGATAGAGAAAGTCAAGCTTGAGGCAGATCTCAAGAGTATGAAGAGTACCTCACAAAAAACTGTTGACAGTACATTTGATACTAACAAGATTTCTGACTCGGAAAAGGTACGATCTTGCTCTTAAGCTGTGTTTCATATATATAATTTCAATGGTGATCAATGCCTATGGAAGATGCATGAGATAGACTTTTTTTGTTCAATGACAAACACTACTTGTTATTATTCAGTGTTCAAAAGACATTGTTAAACACTCGCTTAGGTGCTAGGCAGAGACCTATCATGGCTCCTAGTCCATAGGCGTCCAATTAAACACTGCATGAACTGTCAGAACCCATGGATGGTGAAGAAAGGAAGAGAAGAGATGAGATTTGGATGGCAAAATGGTTTGTTGTATCGTGATTCAATCTATGCGACTATGCCAACCTTGTGGTGTCCAAGTCGGTCGATTATGCTCACCTCTGTTCGATGTAGCCCCTTCTGCTTGATTTCTCCAAAGGGTCATGAGTGCAGCCAAAGCAGGGGTGCCATGGAGGGGGAGAGGATGGGGTGCACACAGGCGGAGTAGAGGTGGGGTGCATGGAGGAGCAGATGGGGTGAGTGCAAGAGGAGAAGAGGTCGTGCACCATGGAGATTTAGAGTGACGGACTGGGGCACACAGGTGGAGAGGTGGTGTGGCTTCACAAGGATTGCCTACTGGGAATCGGTGGTGGTAGGGCATCGTTTGGTGTTATGGTCTTCAGATGGACTAGTGGGCTTCCTCCCTTAGTGGGCTTTTATGGCATTGCTCTTCCTTTTCTATTTATTCTTTCATATTTATGCAACtaaatgaagggcgggcctggtgcaagcggtagagtcttaccgcctgtgaccggaaggtcccgggttcgagtcgcggtctcctcgcattgcacaagcgagggtaaggcttgccactgacacccttccccagaccccgcacaaagcgggagctctctgcactgggtacgcccttttatatTTATGCAACTAAATCTCTATGTTTAGGTGCCCTGGGCACTAATCGGTGGCTTAGCGCCTGCCTAGCCCCTAGCACCTTTTGAAACCTTGTATTTGTCTATTCAGAACTTCGATGTTAAATCAAGATCTCAATGCATTATATGTTGCTTAATGTGCTGAAATGAATTTTCCACAGTTTTTGCTAGTAAGAGTCATCTGAAAATTGCCAAGATCATAGAGTTTGTAAATTTCACTATGGATGACTTGTTACTAAAGAGTTATGGGCCAACAAAACAAGGATTTGTAGTATATATTACTGGTGATACCACCTAATGGCAAAGAGAATAAAAGTACTGATGTGCTTGTAGTTCCACTGTGAAGGTTAAGGAAGAGATGGATTCTTTGAAAAGAGCATTACAGGATGCTTCCCGTGAGAGAGACAAAGCAGTGCAGGATCTGGCTCGGCTGAAGCAGCATTTGTTAGATAAGGTAACCATATATTGGTATTTGTATTTTTCTTGCATTTTTTTGTAGTACTCGTGAGACAAGGCAAAGTATTATGTGGTCCCTTGCTTCATTTGTAATTTTGTACTACCTACACGCAAGCTATGTGCAATACCTTTATGTTTAATGTGATAACCTGTTTACTGGACAATATGATGTGCAAACTAACAATTCACTTTCATTAGGATCTTGAAGACCAAGAAAAGATGGATGAAGATAGTAAACTCATTGAAGAATTGCGGGTAGTCTGTGAGCAGCAAAGGGCTCATATAATGCAGTTAGAGAGGGCTTTAAAGGTTGAGATGGCAAAGCAGGAGGAGAACAAAAAGATCGTAAGTGAAGAGTACCAGAGGTCAAATGAACAAATAGAagatttgaagtacaaacttgCAAGCTGTATGAGTGCACTTGAATCAAAAAACGTGGAGCTGCTAAATCTTCAGACCGCCCTTGGACAGTACTATGCTGAGAGTGAAGCCAAGGTGATTGAATTCTTGGGGTATTCTTTGTTTGAAGCTTACTAATTTAAATATTGTCAGATTGATTATGGTCTTTAATTTGTATGTAGGAACGACTTGGAGGTGATTTAGCTGTTGCTAGGGAAGAACTGTCTAAATTGTCAAAGTCATTAAAGGTAAAAACAGAGCATACCTTGTAGATGCTTGAGCAAGCACTGACCAACGTCAGTACTTGTGATTGTACCTCTTATTTTTATTGGATTCATGAAGGCCTAAATTTATGGTGTGCTCACATACTCAGTCTTTGTTAGTGCCTAGTAACATTAGTAAGGCATGTCCCTTTTATGCAGGTGGCAAATCAAACTATTGAGATTtcaagaagggagaaggaagatatAGCTACCAAACTTTCACAAGCAGAGAGGATGTTAGTAGATGGGAAGCGATCCATGCAGAAGTTTGAGGATGACAATTCAAGATTGCGGAGAGCACTAGAACAAAGCATGACAACTGTGAATAGGATGTCACTAGATTCAGATAACTCCGTTGACAGGTTGGTAATGATTACTTTTTCTTCTGTAGTGATTTAGTGAATGCATCTATGGAGGACACCTGGTTTATATAATTATGTACCAATCATGGTTTTTTAGGCATCACGGAGCATGTTGCCTAGTGTACCCCAGGCGCCACGGGGCACCACAAAGGTTTTAGTCACACCATATCGCTTGGGCATCGCCTAGAATGCATCTAGGTGTTCAGGCGTACTTCTACCACCATAGGATGCCACAATGCCTCAAAAACCATTGTACCAACTCGTCACCTAGGTGTCCAGGCATATCCCAGGCGCCACATGACACCACAAGGTTTTAGTTACACCATATTGCTTAGGCATCTCGCCTAGAAGGCATCCAGGTGTGTACCCCTAGTGCCACAGGATGCCACAAGGCCTCAAAAACCATGTTACCAATGATAGAGATAGCTATGTATTATTTGGTGAAGACAATTTTCCTCCAATACATGATATAACAGTAAGAATTGAATATGCTCATATAAATGAGCCCATGGACAAACATTCATTCCCAAACCTTTGTACGAGAATAATACACCAGAAGTGGAATCTTGGAGCTTTGTCCCTTTGGAATCATTGCACTCGATGTGTCTTCGATGGGGCTGCACCTGTTGTGCGAAATGATTTGGCTTTGACCATTGAGGAAATGAGGCTATGGGGTTTGGCTGGATCTAAGGGCATCACTTTATTGATTGCTCCGCTTCTTGATTGTGTTTAGCTCTGCCCTCGGCTGTTTTTGTGGTCATTGTGTTCTTTTGTAAAAGGTGTAGTTGTAGCTTGTCATCCCCTTTTGCGTTAGTGACTGAGTCTCGGTGTGtgtgggttttttttttcttttgttgggGCTCTTTTGCCCCTTTTTCATCTTCATAATATAAAGATAAGCAGCTCTCCTGTGTGCATGGTAAAATAAAACTAATTGTGTTTTCTATTCCTCTTGTTTTCACCTTTTCTTCTTTAGCTTTGAAATAAGAATCGATGACCAAAACTTAACTGCTGGTTAATCTATGGTCATACCATGCCATGTGTAGCTTAACATTTCCAAATTTTATCATCCTGTTCTATACCAAAGTTCTCTGTTTCACAAGATATATCTTGTGtaacatagaattttcttttctttctgcaCTTTCATCACCTCATCCGACAAATCAGTAGATGCTATATGATATATGCAACATATAGAAGAATCAAACTTTTGCTTGCAGGCGCATTGTGATCAAACTGCTAGTCACCTACTTCCAACGAAATCACAGCAAAGAGGTGTGTGGCTCTTTGTTCAAATCATTTAGTGTCATATATACTtccaaaataaagtttgttatcaAATAATTTGCTGATGTTGGATATGGGCAGGTTCTGGATCTCATGGTCCGCATGCTTGGCTTCTCCGAGGAAGACAAGCAAAGGATTGGTTTTGCACAAAATAATGCTGGTAAGGGTGTTGTCCGTGGTGTTTTGGGTCTCCCGGGACGCCTAGTCGGAGGAATTGTTGGTGGAGGTCCATCTGGCAAATCTATTCGAGCGTCTCAGGATAGCCAGGTGAGATCTATATGCCTGATACCTTTTTTTTTCATGATCCTATTCCTTTCACCTCTAAAATTCAGCAGACAATGAGAAGCACTAAGCTGTACTTTGCATTATGTTACAACCTGATGGTTGATATTGGTGTCCTTGTGCCATCATGTGCAGTCGTTCGCAGACCTATGGGTGGACTTCCTGCTCAAGGAGACGGAAGAAAGGGAGAAGCGGGAAGCCTCAGAAGCTGCAAGGCAATCGCAGGAAGAGAGCCATACCGCCACGGGTCCAAGTACATCGTCAAGCATCCAGCAACCATCGCAGCGCCCCACAAACCTGGCACCTGGCCCATCCACAAGGCCACATCTCTTGGGTCGTCCAGACTCTGAATTCTCAACAGTTCcgctagcatcatcatcatactCATCATCCGTGCCGACTCCATTCTCAAGACCACCTCAAAGATGATTGCAATCAAGTGTATACTGTACAGCATC
This DNA window, taken from Miscanthus floridulus cultivar M001 chromosome 13, ASM1932011v1, whole genome shotgun sequence, encodes the following:
- the LOC136500670 gene encoding golgin candidate 4-like isoform X1 — its product is MRSSIATYRESLSRLAGEVDDAAADEVPAPPLAPAARGGDLSSTPPSSGRRRRYSRPGPGSEAAEPDEISKLRDDIQKLQASEAEIKALSFNYAAMLKEKEEQLGKLREENGSLKRSLESCKAVSANSNGTLERSPRAQRNAVQENSLNLTKQNGSGGGSSHGTQANGLHSVTGYQKGSALEEERSSLITKQASLENEIKQLKQQLSNNSEKETETKRRLEDETKRNEFLQQQLNELKMNKERISTSMEGLHKELSEKKSELRRVQDDLSRRDKEHVSNGSLQSLRNMLMALQKENSSLKIEKVKLEADLKSMKSTSQKTVDSTFDTNKISDSEKVKEEMDSLKRALQDASRERDKAVQDLARLKQHLLDKDLEDQEKMDEDSKLIEELRVVCEQQRAHIMQLERALKVEMAKQEENKKIVSEEYQRSNEQIEDLKYKLASCMSALESKNVELLNLQTALGQYYAESEAKERLGGDLAVAREELSKLSKSLKVANQTIEISRREKEDIATKLSQAERMLVDGKRSMQKFEDDNSRLRRALEQSMTTVNRMSLDSDNSVDRRIVIKLLVTYFQRNHSKEVLDLMVRMLGFSEEDKQRIGFAQNNAGKGVVRGVLGLPGRLVGGIVGGGPSGKSIRASQDSQSFADLWVDFLLKETEEREKREASEAARQSQEESHTATGPSTSSSIQQPSQRPTNLAPGPSTRPHLLGRPDSEFSTVPLASSSYSSSVPTPFSRPPQR
- the LOC136500670 gene encoding golgin candidate 4-like isoform X2 → MDLLKEAWRAGTLERSPRAQRNAVQENSLNLTKQNGSGGGSSHGTQANGLHSVTGYQKGSALEEERSSLITKQASLENEIKQLKQQLSNNSEKETETKRRLEDETKRNEFLQQQLNELKMNKERISTSMEGLHKELSEKKSELRRVQDDLSRRDKEHVSNGSLQSLRNMLMALQKENSSLKIEKVKLEADLKSMKSTSQKTVDSTFDTNKISDSEKVKEEMDSLKRALQDASRERDKAVQDLARLKQHLLDKDLEDQEKMDEDSKLIEELRVVCEQQRAHIMQLERALKVEMAKQEENKKIVSEEYQRSNEQIEDLKYKLASCMSALESKNVELLNLQTALGQYYAESEAKERLGGDLAVAREELSKLSKSLKVANQTIEISRREKEDIATKLSQAERMLVDGKRSMQKFEDDNSRLRRALEQSMTTVNRMSLDSDNSVDRRIVIKLLVTYFQRNHSKEVLDLMVRMLGFSEEDKQRIGFAQNNAGKGVVRGVLGLPGRLVGGIVGGGPSGKSIRASQDSQSFADLWVDFLLKETEEREKREASEAARQSQEESHTATGPSTSSSIQQPSQRPTNLAPGPSTRPHLLGRPDSEFSTVPLASSSYSSSVPTPFSRPPQR